Proteins from one Mytilus galloprovincialis chromosome 11, xbMytGall1.hap1.1, whole genome shotgun sequence genomic window:
- the LOC143050929 gene encoding uncharacterized protein LOC143050929 translates to MKECFLADIKEMFSSHEKKNQIHLETIYFINGVDKNDVEIQRMTDQIVIFAMRQTSWGQRRTMLWVPLELQISNMKRKNLYILTKENLQQVNELNADLALNDHQMDDFLLVQHSLGKLMYYNLPGLDKFIIIHPPALVNILRSFVTDEQFWPSDTDLRYILETMTKTGRIFKRDLLKIWKQPKFNQYMQEDAIKEFVLKLLVHLDILIVPKAFKQSSTDVYLVPCLIKAIRPDFNNLGSQRDKTICLQYILSDSSIPSALAYKVIGAAVIAWPLKEENNKPCLYHKAAVLNVSEDDELRIWVDDNRVNVYMTNKKSLLYISPDVAASIQECLTKNIESSLLFYHNSFGNKIKPTNVLELYSFTVGIPCGNDVCFTSLEKIKNEKSWKCDKDNIHDTKYLLYWIFDKNQQMCDVGEDGCTGLSSDDLGTEPSDKHLVRLCSQIGIHSFKQFFVRLGMTPRQWENTEDMYCSHSREGIMSMALGKWKESKLSNQEKPTLNDLAEALTAANLNTHFICQVFRENTKLFDIADLKLQEPPSDDVLKTLSNQIGNCALQLGIELGISFYEVEKSVVKFPKDLSGLIEDILKKWKATSKIKTTHSLMMALLRVDGGGVQYLHKITK, encoded by the exons ATGAAGGAATGCTTTCTAGCAGATATCAAAGAAATGTTTTCCAGTCACGAGAAAAAGAATCAAATACATCTGGAGACGATATACTTTATTAACGGGGTAGATAAAAACGATGTCGAAATACAAAGAATGACTGATCAAATTGTCATTTTTGCGATGAGGCAGACATCTTGGGGTCAAAGAAGAACCATGCTATGGGTTCCTTTAGAGCTACAAATCTCCAACATGAAACGGAAGAACCTTTACATCTTAACAAAGGAAAACCTCCAACAAGTTAATGAGCTTAATGCAGACCTAGCTTTGAATGACCATCAAATGGATGACTTTCTTTTAGTTCAGCACTCACTCGGTAAGCTGATGTATTACAACCTTCCTGGATTGGACAAGTTCATCATAATCCATCCTCCTGCATTGGTGAATATACTTAGGTCCTTCGTGACAGACGAACAATTTTGGCCGTCAGATACGGATCTGAGATACATACTTGAAACAATGACCAAAACGGGAAGAATCTTCAAGAGAGATCTTTTAAAGATTTGGAAACAACCCAAATTCAATCAGTATATGCAAGAAGATGCAATCAAAGAATTCGTCTTAAAGCTTCTTGTCCACTTGGACATACTTATAGTTCCTAAGGCGTTTAAACAATCGTCTACAGATGTGTACCTCGTACCATGCTTGATCAAAGCAATACGACCGGATTTCAACAACCTGGGAAGTCAAAGAGATAAAACGATTTGCCTGCAATACATTCTATCTGATAGTTCGATACCTAGTGCACTAGCTTACAAAGTTATTGGAGCTGCAGTTATCGCTTGGCCATTAAAGGAGGAAAATAACAAACCGTGTCTTTATCACAAGGCTGCAGTGTTGAACGTAAGTGAAGATGATGAACTCCGAATCTGGGTAGACGACAATCGCGTGAATGTATATATGACAAACAAGAAATCATTACTTTATATCTCACCTGATGTTGCAGCAAGCATACAAGAATGTTTGACCAAGAATATTGAATCATCTTTATTATTTTACCATAACAGCTTCGGTAATAAAATCAAACCAACAAATGTTTTAGAACTGTACTCGTTTACAGTAGGCATCCCATGTGGCAACGACGTTTGCTTTACGTCTCTAGAAAAGATCAAAAATGAAAAGAGCTGGAAATGTGACAAGGACAATATACATGACACAAAATATTTATTGTACTGGATCTTTGATAAG AATCAACAGATGTGTGACGTTGGTGAAGATGGATGTACAG GTCTCAGTAGCGACGATTTGGGAACAGAGCCAAGTGATAAACATCTGGTAAGACTGTGTAGTCAGATTGGAATACATAGCTTTAAACAGTTTTTCGTACGATTGGGAATGACACCAAGGCAATGGGAGAACACTGAAGATATGTATTGCAGTCACAGTCGTGAAGGAATAATGTCAATGGCATTAGGTAAATGGAAAGAGTCTAAACTTTCAAACCAGGAGAAACCTACATTGAATGACCTAGCAGAAGCCTTGACTGCAGCGAATTTGAATACCCATTTTATTTGCCAG GTTTTCAGAGAGAACACGAAGTTGTTTG ACATTGCAGATTTAAAACTACAGGAACCCCCAAGTGACGACGTTTTGAAGACGTTATCAAACCAAATAGGAAATTGTGCATTACAGTTAGGAATAGAACTAGGTAttagtttctatgaagttgagAAAAGTGTTGTCAAGTTTCCAAAAGATTTATCTGGTTTGATAGAAGATATATTGAAGAAATGGAAAGCAACCTCAAAAATAAAGACAACCCATAGTCTGATGATGGCACTTTTACGAGTAGATGGAGGTGGAGTACAGTACTTacacaaaattacaaaatga